CCCCAGCCAGGTCAGCGCAACGGCGGGCCTAATGGTGGTGCAGGAGGCCCTCCTGGCCGGTCCCCACACAGCAGACATAGGATGGGCGACGGTGCCCCTCTCGCCCCTGGTGGAGGAGGCGGTGAAGCGCTATCTGGCAGAAAGAGGGGGACGGGTACTTACCGGGGTGGCCGTCGCTGGTCTAATGTGGAACGGGGATCAGGTAGAGAGCGTGGTTCTTGTGGATGGGCAAAGGGTGTGGGGACGCGTGTTTGTGTTGGCTGTGCCCTGGGACACGCTTCTGCATCTGCTCAACTCCGGCTGGGCGGAGCACCCTTTCTTCGTCCCCCTGCGACGCCTGCGAGGTGTGCCCATCCTGAACATCCACCTCTGGTATGACCGGCCTGTGATGCGGGAGCCGTTCGTGGGCTTCTTGAACAGCTCCGTGCAGTGGGTGTTCAACAAGACCGCCCTGTGGGGATTAGAGGGGCCTGGCCAGTACATCAGCATCACCGTCAGCGGTGCACAGGAGTATGTGGGAGTGCCACAAGAGCAAGTGTTGCAAACTTTTGGGAGGGAAATGCAGCGTCTCTTCCCCGAGGCGGGCCTGGCTCACCTTGTGCACGCCCGAGCGGTGGTGATTCGCCAGGCGACTTTCTGTCCCTCCCCTGGCGTTGAGGCCCTTCGGCCTCCCCACCAGACCCCTATCTCGAACCTTTTCCTCGCCGGCGATTGGACGCGCACCGGATGGCCCTCAACGATGGAGGGAGCCGTTCGGAGCGGTCTGCTGGCTGCCCAGGCGGTGGTACGGAGCTTTCCGTGAAAGTGCTCATCCTTGCCCCCTTCACCACAGAGGCTCTGGAGCGTTTACGGCAGAAGGTGGAGGTGCTCTACGAGCCGTGGACGCAGACGCAACGTCTGTGGGACCCGGCAGAGTTGGCTTCCCGTCTGCGTGCCGAAAACATCGCGGCGGTGGTCAGCGAGATAGACTTCTTTTTTGACGAGGTATTCGGCCCTGATTCGCCTCTGCGTTTTGTGGGGCTCTGCCGCCAGGCCACCAATCAGGTTGACCTGGAGGCGGCCACAGCGCAGGGAGTGGTGGTGGTGCACACGCCCGGGCGCAACGCCCAGGCGGTGGCCGAGTTGGCCATCGGGCTGCTGCTAGCTCTGGCGCGCCGCATCCCCCAGGCCGAGGGCTACGTGCGTGCCGGGCAGTGGCGCAATCCCCTGGAAGCCTATCAGCGCTTTCGGGGGGTGGAATTGAGGGGGAAAACTTTGGGCGTGGTGGGGTTGGGGACCATTGGGCGGCGGGTGGCGCGGATGGGGCGTGCCCTGGGGATGCGGGTGATCGCCACGGACCCTTATGCAAAGCCTCTGCGGGGAGTTACCCTGGTGTCTTTAGAGGCATTGCTTGCTGAGGCCGACTTCGTGAGTCTCCACGCCCCCGATACCCCGGCGACCCGCCATCTGCTCAACGCTGAGCGCCTGGCCCTTATGAAGACCTCCGCCTTTCTGGTGAACACGGGGGGCGGTGCGCTGGTGGACACGGATGCTCTGTGCCAGGCCTTGCAGACAGGGCGCCTGGCGGGAGCGGCATTGGACGTCCTCGAGGCCTCCCCGCTTCCTGCGGAGAGCCCCTTGCTGGCCTGTCCTAACCTGGTGCTGACCCCGCACATTGGGGGCGCAACTCAGGAGACGATCGCCCGCTATTCAGCAATGGTTACAGAGGATGTGCAGCGATGGCTGGCTGGGAAACGCCCCCGCCATCTGGCTAATCCCGCCGTCTGGAGAAGCAGGAGATGACTGCTGTGGATGCCTACGGGCGTGCCCGCTCGGGACGGCGCACCGGCTCCGGCGCACTGGGCTCGGTTATCCCCACGGGGGGGAGGCCCCTGGGTGCGGTGCGCCCCTGTGTCCCCCCACCGAGGGTGGAGTCCAGCATGGAGCATCCCCACGAGAGCATCCGCAGGAGCAGGAGGGGGAGGGTAAGGGGCACTGCGATAAGGCTCAACAGTAGTTCCAGGCTCACTAAAAGCAGGCGTAAAAGGGTTGCCAGCAGTTGGGCCACAAGGTTGGGTACACGGCGAATGGCCAGGAGGG
This genomic window from Dehalococcoidia bacterium contains:
- the hpnE gene encoding hydroxysqualene dehydroxylase HpnE, which codes for MGAEQSAYPRSCVVVGGGLAGLAAACALADRGWQVTLLEKRRWLGGRASSFLDPLLQHPVDLGQHVFMRCFTAYLDFLKRLGVYHKVFIQSRLQVPIVDAHTGIRGVLFSQPWLPSPLHLLRGFVAYPHLMPSEKARAMRGMLTAWRTDRRGAERSLESGTFQEWLLRQSQTPRIIQRLWEPIILATLNALPSQVSATAGLMVVQEALLAGPHTADIGWATVPLSPLVEEAVKRYLAERGGRVLTGVAVAGLMWNGDQVESVVLVDGQRVWGRVFVLAVPWDTLLHLLNSGWAEHPFFVPLRRLRGVPILNIHLWYDRPVMREPFVGFLNSSVQWVFNKTALWGLEGPGQYISITVSGAQEYVGVPQEQVLQTFGREMQRLFPEAGLAHLVHARAVVIRQATFCPSPGVEALRPPHQTPISNLFLAGDWTRTGWPSTMEGAVRSGLLAAQAVVRSFP
- a CDS encoding 3-phosphoglycerate dehydrogenase, producing the protein MKVLILAPFTTEALERLRQKVEVLYEPWTQTQRLWDPAELASRLRAENIAAVVSEIDFFFDEVFGPDSPLRFVGLCRQATNQVDLEAATAQGVVVVHTPGRNAQAVAELAIGLLLALARRIPQAEGYVRAGQWRNPLEAYQRFRGVELRGKTLGVVGLGTIGRRVARMGRALGMRVIATDPYAKPLRGVTLVSLEALLAEADFVSLHAPDTPATRHLLNAERLALMKTSAFLVNTGGGALVDTDALCQALQTGRLAGAALDVLEASPLPAESPLLACPNLVLTPHIGGATQETIARYSAMVTEDVQRWLAGKRPRHLANPAVWRSRR